Below is a window of Bordetella genomosp. 9 DNA.
CGCGCGCGAAACGATCGCCTTCTACAAGACCGTTGCCCAGGCGTCCGGGCTGTCGATCCTGCTGTACAACAACCCGCGAGGCTACGGCGTCGACCTGGTGCCTGACGTCATCGCCGAGCTGCTGGCCGAACCCACCATCGAGGCCATCAAGGAAGAGTCGTACGACACCACGCGCGTCACCGATCTGGTCTCGCGCTTTGGCGATCGGCTCGCCGTGGTTTGCGGCGTCGACGACCTGATCGTCGAAAGCGTGGCGCTCGGCGCCCAGGCCTGGGTGTCCGGCATGGCCAATGCGCTCCCCCGGCAATCGGTGGAACTGCTCAATCTCGCGCTGGAAAACGACTACGCCCGCGCGCGCAAGCTGTACGGCGCGCTGATCCCGCTTTTCCATCTCGATACGGTGGTCAAGCTGGTCCAGCATATCAAGCTGGCGGAAAGCATCGTCTCAGGCTCGGCGGAAACGGTAAAGCCGCCGCGGCTGAACCTGGAAGGCGCGGAGCGGGAGAAGACCATCGCCATCGTCAGGAAGACGCTCGCCGACCTGAAGGCGCTGGGCTACCAGGACCACTGACCGCCAGGACGCGCGCCACCTCCAGCAAGGAATGCAACGCCGGGTTCGAGTCGTTCTCGCGCCATGCGAGCGATACCTCCTGGTCCAGATAAGGCGTCTGGTCGGAGATCGGCACGTAGCAGACCTTGGGGTGGATCAGCGACGTCAGATTGCCCGATACCAGCGCGACCGACAGCCCCGCCGCGATCAGGCAGATGACGCTGGCGACCTGCGAACACTCCTGTTCAATGCTCGGATAGAAACCCGCCGCGCCGCAGACCGCGATCAGCTGCGCGTGCGCGGCGGGCACTTTTTCGCGCGAAAACGAGACGAAGGACTCGCCCGCCAACTGCTTCAGGGCGATGCGCTTGCGGCCGGCCAGCGGATGGCTGGCCGATAGCGCGACGACCAGCCGGTCGCGCTGGTAGGCCCGCGTCCGTATCTGCGGCGCGGCGACCGGCAGCGGCGTGCGCAGCATGCCGACGTCCAGGGCCCGTCCCTGGATCTGCTCCAGCTGGTCCTTGGTCGTCATCTCCACGACGCGCAACAGCACCTGCGGAAACTCCTGCCGGAACCGGTTGATCAGTTCCGGCATGAAGCCGTAGCCCACGCTGCCGATGAAGCCTATGCTCAATTGCCCGGTTTCCCCGCTGCTGGCGCCGCGGGTGCGCTGTATCGCCACCTCTTCGTAGCGCAGCCATTGATAGGCTTCTTCCAGGAACACGGTGCCGGCGGGCGTCAGCGCCACCGAGCGCTTGTTGCGGACGAACAGCGGCGTGCCGAGGTGGCCCTCCAGCTTCTGTATCGCCTGGCTCAAGGGCGACTGCGCGATACCGGCGCGCAGCGCGGCGCGCCCGTAGTGCAGTTCCTCCGCGACCGCGATGAACTGCCGGAGCACCCGGCTGTTGATCATTAAGATATATCCTATCTTACAGGGCTATAAATTATATGTTGGACATGGAATTTACCCCTTTATAGACTGCCCTTCCCTATCAGAAGAAGATGGAGCGCCGTCATGCCCGTGTCCCCTGACCTGTCCCAACGCGCCTGCCGGGCCATCGCGGATCTGCTGGGCGGGGAGCGGCCCTGGGACGAACCGCCCGCCGCCAGGCTGCGTTTCCATGGCGATGCGCCGGCCTTCGATACGCCGCACGCGCTCACCCTGTCGGCCGGCGCGGCGATCGGCGCCTATGCACTGACGGTGGAAAAGTGGTGGCACCTGGCCACCGGGCAGCGCCAGACGGTCGCCATCGACTGGATGCAGGCCGCGGCGTCCCTGAACCCGGGCCACTTCCAGACCCAGAACGGCTACAGCCTGCCCGCGCTATCGCTGCTGACCGAGCTCAAGGCGGACTTCTACCGCACCGCCGACCAGCGCTGGTTCTTTCCCATCGGGTCCTATCCCCACCTGCGCGACGGCGTGCTGGAACTGCTGGACTGCGCCAACACCCCCGCCGCGCTGGGCCGCGCGATCGGCCGCTGGAAAGCCGACGACCTTGAAACGGCCTTTGAAGAAAAGCGCCTGCCCGGGGTCTACGCGCGCGGCACCGACGAATGGCTGCGGCATGCGCAAGGCGCGCTGCTGGCACGGCAACCGGTCATCGAGATCACCCGGATCGCCGACAGCGAACCCGAACCCGCCAGGCCCGGCGCCCGACCCTTGTCGGGACTTCGGGTCCTGGACCTGGGCCACGTCATCGCCGGTCCGGTCGTCGCGCGATCGTTGGCCGAACAGGGGGCCGAGGTCCTGCGCATCACGCCGCCGATGAACCAGGACCCTTTCCGGCAGACGATAGATACGAATATCGGCAAGCGCTCGGCCTTTCTCGACCTGACGCAGGCGGCCGACCTGCGGCGCGCGCGCGAACTGATCGGCGGCGCCGACGTGGTCGTGCAATCGTGGCGCCCCGGCACCCTGGCGCGGCGCGGCGTCGGCGCCGAGGACGCCGCCGCCATCCGCCCCGGCGTGATCTACGTCAGCGTCAGCGCCTTCGGCGATAGCGGCCCCTGGGCCGAACGCGGAGGCTTCGAACAGCTGGGCCAGACCGTCACCGGCATCGCGATCAGCGAAGGCGTGGCGGGCGGCAAGCCGCGCGTGGTGCCGACGTATCTGCTGAACGACTACCTGACGGGTTATCTGGGCGCGGCCGGCGTCATGCTGGCATTGATGCGCCGCGCCGTGGAAGGCGGCAGCTACCATGTGAAGGTATCGTTGACGCGGACCTCGATGTGGGTGCAAAGCCTGGGCCTGGAAGCCGGCCACACTGCTCGCGAAGACCGGCGGCATTTTGCCGAAGGCCTGCTGCCGCTGCTGGACACGCGTCCGTCGGCGTATGGTGTGCTGCAGCAGTTGCCGCCCGTCGCGCAGTTTTCTCGCACGCGCGCGCATTGGACCTTGCCGCCCGCCCCCAACGGCGCCCATCCCGCGGCGTGGCAGGAGTAGCCGGACCGCACGACCTGACGAGGGCCTCAGCCCCGCATAAATTCAATAACAAGGAGACAGAGCATGAAAAGAATGACGCCACGCGCGAACTTCAGGCTGGCCGCCGGGCTGGCATCGATCGCGCTAATCGCCGCGGCGCAGCCCGCCCGCGCCGACGCCCCCTACCCCAACAAGCCCATCACGCTGCTGATCGGCTTCGCCCCCGGCGGCCCGACCGACGCCATCGGCCGTGTGCTGTTCAAGCGCGTGTCCGAAATCCTGGACACGCCGATCATCATCGAGAACCGGCCCGGCGCGGGCGGCAACATCGGCACGCAGGAACTGACGCGCGCCAAGCCCGATGGCTACACCTTGCTGTATGGCACTTCTTCGCTGACGACGGCGCCCGCGCTGTTCAACCGCGCCGACCTCGATCCCACCAAGGCCTTCGACGTGGCGGGATGCTCGGTGTCCGTGCCGCTCATCCTGCTGGTCGCCAAGAGCGATCCAGCCGCCAACGCGGAGGATTTCTACAAGGCGGTCAAGGGCAATCCGGCGAAGTACTTCCAGGGCTCGTCGGGAAATGGCTCGATCGATCACCTGGTGTCCATGGACATCGCCGGCAGGCTGGGCCTGAAGTTCCAGCACGTGCCGTACAAGGGCAATGGCCCGGCGTTGGCCGACCTTGCCGGCGGCAACGTCAATTTCATGTACTCCGGCTCGTTCAACAGCGCCCTGCCCATCATCAAGGCCGGCAAGGTCAAGGCCCTGGCCGTGACCTCGGGCCACCGCTCGCAGGCCTTGCCGGATATTCCGTCGCTCAGCGAAAGCGTGCCCGGGCTGCGCAGCTTCGACGCCGGCACTTGGCAGGTGCTGGCAGCCCCCAAGGGCACGTCGCCCGCCGTGCTGGCAAAGCTGAACGAGGCCATGCAGGCCGCGATGAAGGACGCCAAGGTCAAGGAGAGCCTGGACTTCCAGGGCGCCGAGCCGATGAACATGGACCAGAAGCAGTGCAACGCCTACATCGGCAAGGAATACGAGCGCTGGTCAGGCACCATCAAGCGGCTGGGCCTGAAGTCCGAATAATCCAGAACAATCCAGAAAAACAGACACCGGAGACAACCATGCAAAAGCCACTCAAGCGTAGGCTGGTGGCCAGCCTCGGCCTGGCAACCGCTCTTTCCGTCGTTGCCGTCCTTCCCGTCGCCGCACAGGCGGCGGATAGCTTTCCGGACAAGCCCATACACCTCATCGTTCCTTTCCCCCCGGGCGGTGGAACCGACACCCTGGCGCGGGTGCTGGCCGAACGCATCGGCGCGGAACTGAAGACCAACGTCATCGTGGAAAACCGGCCGGGCGCCGGCACGGTCGTCGGCAGCGACTACGTCGCGCGCAGCGATCCCAACGGCTACACCATCCTGCTCAATACATCCGCCCACGCCATCAACGACACGCTGGTGCCCAAGCTCCCTTACGATACCGAGAAGGCCTTCGCACCCATCGCCATCGTCGGACAGGCGCCGAACGTCGTGGTGGTCCGGCCGGACAGCCCGTTCAAGACCATGGGCGACATCGCCGCCTACGCCAAGGCGCATCCGGGCAAGCTGACCTTCGGATCGTCGGGCAATGGCACCGCGGTGCACCTGGCGGCGGCACTGTTCGAAGAAATGGCGCATGTCACGTTGACACACGTTCCCTACAAAGGCGCCAGCCCGGCGATGACCGATCTGGTCGGCGGCCAAATCGATATGTTCTTCGGCACCGCCGGCGCCGTCACCCCGCTGGTGAAAGCCGGCAAGCTGCGGGCGATCGCCATCACCAGCACGGAACGGTCGCCCTACTGGCCCGGTATTCCCACGATCGCGGAAACCTATCCTGGCTATACCGCCGACGTCTGGTACGCACTGTTCGCGGCTGCGAAGACCCCGCCCGCCGTGATAAACAAACTGAATCACGCCGCCATCGAAGCCACGCAGTCCGACATGTTCAAGCAGCGCATGGGCAGCGAAGGCGTCACCAACAAGCCGAATACGCCCGACGATCTCGCCCGCTATGTGCACAAGGAGATCGCGCGCTGGCGCAAGGTCATCAAGGATGGCAATGTGTCCATGGGCTGAACCCCGCCCACGTCGCCGGGAGGCTCACATCATCCGCATCGGAAAGGAAATGCCATGAATGAATCGGGAAGGCTCGCCGGCAAGGTCGGCATCATCGTCGGCGGCGGCCAGCAGCCTGGCGGGACGATAGGCAATGGACGCGCGGTGGCCGAACGCTTCGCGGCCGAGGGCGCCACGCTGCTGATCGTCGACATCAATCCGGAATGGGCGGACGATACGCTGCAGGCCGTCACCCGGTTGGGCGCGCGGGCGTCGACCCTGCAAGCCGACATCACCAGGGAAGAAGACTGCCGCGCGATCGCCCAGGCCTGCGTCGAACGCTACCAGCGTATCGACATCCTGCATAACAATGTGGGACGCTCCACGGGCGACCGCCGCACCACGGAGCTGGACGTCGCCGCCTGGGACGCCATCATGGATATGAACCTGAAGGGCATGTTCATGACCTGCAAACATGTCCTGCCCACGATGATCGCCCAGCGGTCGGGCTGCATCATCAACGTGTCGTCCACGGCGTCGCTCGCCGCGCGGCCCACGGTGACCTACAAGACCAGCAAGGGCGCGGTCAACGCGCTGACCCAGCACCTGGCGATGGAAAACGCGCCGCACGGCATACGCGCGAACGCCCTGCTCCCCGGCCTGATCGATACGCCCATGGCGATCGAGCGGCGCGCGCGCGAACGCGGCGTGCCGCGCGAGCAGGTGCGGGCGGAGCGGGATGCGCTGGTGCCCCTGGGCCGCATGGGCACCGCCCAGGATGTCGCCAACGCCGCGCTGTTCCTGGCCTCCGACGAGGCGCAGTACATCACCGGGGTGCTGCTGCCGGTCGACGGCGGACTGCTGGTCAAGCGCGGCTGACGCCATTAACCCGCCGGCTACAGCTGTGCCGCGCGCGACCGCGCTGGCGTGGCGTCGGTGAAGCGGGACACGTCCGCCATGACCTCGGGCACTTCGGCCGAGGAGAACGCCGCCTCCACTGCCGCTTCGTCCGCGAAGATGCATTCACAGATCGCGATCGTCCCGCGACGATCCTGCGCCGGGAAGAATGCAGCCACGTCGCGCAGGCCGTACCGGCCCCAGCACTTCATTACCAAGGGCAGGTGGCCATTGACGTAGTAGTCCCGATCGAATCGGGTCTCCGGTGTGCCTTGATAGGTGACATACACCACGACGGTTTTACTGTTGTCAGTCATACATGCTCCAAAGCAACATCGGGTTGGATAGCCCGTCAGTGTTCTTGCAGGTGGGTGTGCCGCGGGCCGCTCCTGAAACCGTGACCGCGTGCCGACCAGGCGATGGCGAAACCCAGGGCCAGCAGCAGCGCCATGACCGGCGGGAAAGATCGCGCGCCCCAGGCATCCAGGAGAAGGCCACCCACCAGGC
It encodes the following:
- a CDS encoding dihydrodipicolinate synthase family protein, which produces MSIRWKGVFPAVTTKLKPDYTLDVPAIGAGLERLIENGVSGVVMMGMVGENAQLTPDEKITVLKTAKEVIKGRIPIISGLAETSTERAVAYAREAERIGVDGLMVFPALTYKSDARETIAFYKTVAQASGLSILLYNNPRGYGVDLVPDVIAELLAEPTIEAIKEESYDTTRVTDLVSRFGDRLAVVCGVDDLIVESVALGAQAWVSGMANALPRQSVELLNLALENDYARARKLYGALIPLFHLDTVVKLVQHIKLAESIVSGSAETVKPPRLNLEGAEREKTIAIVRKTLADLKALGYQDH
- a CDS encoding LysR family transcriptional regulator, translated to MINSRVLRQFIAVAEELHYGRAALRAGIAQSPLSQAIQKLEGHLGTPLFVRNKRSVALTPAGTVFLEEAYQWLRYEEVAIQRTRGASSGETGQLSIGFIGSVGYGFMPELINRFRQEFPQVLLRVVEMTTKDQLEQIQGRALDVGMLRTPLPVAAPQIRTRAYQRDRLVVALSASHPLAGRKRIALKQLAGESFVSFSREKVPAAHAQLIAVCGAAGFYPSIEQECSQVASVICLIAAGLSVALVSGNLTSLIHPKVCYVPISDQTPYLDQEVSLAWRENDSNPALHSLLEVARVLAVSGPGSPAPSGRRASS
- a CDS encoding CoA transferase, whose translation is MPVSPDLSQRACRAIADLLGGERPWDEPPAARLRFHGDAPAFDTPHALTLSAGAAIGAYALTVEKWWHLATGQRQTVAIDWMQAAASLNPGHFQTQNGYSLPALSLLTELKADFYRTADQRWFFPIGSYPHLRDGVLELLDCANTPAALGRAIGRWKADDLETAFEEKRLPGVYARGTDEWLRHAQGALLARQPVIEITRIADSEPEPARPGARPLSGLRVLDLGHVIAGPVVARSLAEQGAEVLRITPPMNQDPFRQTIDTNIGKRSAFLDLTQAADLRRARELIGGADVVVQSWRPGTLARRGVGAEDAAAIRPGVIYVSVSAFGDSGPWAERGGFEQLGQTVTGIAISEGVAGGKPRVVPTYLLNDYLTGYLGAAGVMLALMRRAVEGGSYHVKVSLTRTSMWVQSLGLEAGHTAREDRRHFAEGLLPLLDTRPSAYGVLQQLPPVAQFSRTRAHWTLPPAPNGAHPAAWQE
- a CDS encoding Bug family tripartite tricarboxylate transporter substrate binding protein; the encoded protein is MKRMTPRANFRLAAGLASIALIAAAQPARADAPYPNKPITLLIGFAPGGPTDAIGRVLFKRVSEILDTPIIIENRPGAGGNIGTQELTRAKPDGYTLLYGTSSLTTAPALFNRADLDPTKAFDVAGCSVSVPLILLVAKSDPAANAEDFYKAVKGNPAKYFQGSSGNGSIDHLVSMDIAGRLGLKFQHVPYKGNGPALADLAGGNVNFMYSGSFNSALPIIKAGKVKALAVTSGHRSQALPDIPSLSESVPGLRSFDAGTWQVLAAPKGTSPAVLAKLNEAMQAAMKDAKVKESLDFQGAEPMNMDQKQCNAYIGKEYERWSGTIKRLGLKSE
- a CDS encoding Bug family tripartite tricarboxylate transporter substrate binding protein → MQKPLKRRLVASLGLATALSVVAVLPVAAQAADSFPDKPIHLIVPFPPGGGTDTLARVLAERIGAELKTNVIVENRPGAGTVVGSDYVARSDPNGYTILLNTSAHAINDTLVPKLPYDTEKAFAPIAIVGQAPNVVVVRPDSPFKTMGDIAAYAKAHPGKLTFGSSGNGTAVHLAAALFEEMAHVTLTHVPYKGASPAMTDLVGGQIDMFFGTAGAVTPLVKAGKLRAIAITSTERSPYWPGIPTIAETYPGYTADVWYALFAAAKTPPAVINKLNHAAIEATQSDMFKQRMGSEGVTNKPNTPDDLARYVHKEIARWRKVIKDGNVSMG
- a CDS encoding SDR family NAD(P)-dependent oxidoreductase, whose product is MNESGRLAGKVGIIVGGGQQPGGTIGNGRAVAERFAAEGATLLIVDINPEWADDTLQAVTRLGARASTLQADITREEDCRAIAQACVERYQRIDILHNNVGRSTGDRRTTELDVAAWDAIMDMNLKGMFMTCKHVLPTMIAQRSGCIINVSSTASLAARPTVTYKTSKGAVNALTQHLAMENAPHGIRANALLPGLIDTPMAIERRARERGVPREQVRAERDALVPLGRMGTAQDVANAALFLASDEAQYITGVLLPVDGGLLVKRG
- a CDS encoding EthD family reductase, with product MTDNSKTVVVYVTYQGTPETRFDRDYYVNGHLPLVMKCWGRYGLRDVAAFFPAQDRRGTIAICECIFADEAAVEAAFSSAEVPEVMADVSRFTDATPARSRAAQL